The segment CTAATGAAATCAAAGTTGGAGATATTGTTGAAATTATGGAAACTCGTCCATTATCAGCAACAAAATTCTGCCGCGTAACAAAATTAGTTGAAAAAGCCGAAGTATTGTAGGAGGTTGTCAAGATGATACAAAATGAATCAAGATGTAAAGTCGCTGACAACACTGGTGCTAAGGAAATCTTAGTAATTCGTTGCCTAGGTGGTAGCCGTCGTCGTTCAGCAAGCATTGGAGACATTGTTGTTGGTACGGTTAAACAAGCTATTCCTGGTGGAACAGTTAAAAAAGGTGATGTCGTTAAAGCGGTAGTAGTTCGTACTAAATACGGTGTACGTCGTGAAAATGGATCATACATTAATTTCGATGATAACGCAGTTGTTATCTTAAAAGATGATATGACTCCTCGCGGAACTCGTATTTTTGGACCGGTAGCTCGCGAGCTTCGTGAATATAATTTCATGAAAATCGTATCATTAGCACCGGAAGTGTTATAGGAGGCTTTTATGAGAATCAAACGTGGAGATAATGTTCAAGTAATTACAGGCTCATACAAGGGGACCATTGGTGATGTCATTGAAGTTTCACCTAAACATGACAAAGTAAAGGTTGAAGGTGTTAATTTAATTAAAAAACACATGAAACCAAGCCAAATGAACCCAGAGGGTGGTATTATTGAACAAGAAGCATGGATTCATGTTTCAAACGTAATGTTATACGATGCTAAAGCAAAAGCTCCAAGCCGTGTAGCTTACAAAGAAGAAAAAGGTAAAAAAGTTCGCGTCTATAAAAAATCAGGCGCAGCAGTAAAATAAGGAGGTATAGCTAAATGAACTTAAAAGAACAATACAAAAATGAAGTAGTTGCTAAATTAGTTGAAGAATTTAACTATACTTCAGTAATGCAAACACCTAAACTCGAAAAAATCGTTGTTAACATGGGTGTTGGTGAAGCAATCAACAACGCTAAATTCTTAGATGATGCTGTTGCTGATTTAGAAATTATTACTGGTCAAAAACCAGTTATCACAAGAGCTAAAAAATCAATTGCTAACTTCAAATTACGTGAAGATATGCCTATTGGATGTAGAGTAACACTACGTGGTCAAAAAATGTATGACTTCTTAGAAAAACTTATCAAAGTTGCTCTTCCTCGTGTACGTGACTTCCGTGGTATTAACGGTGGATCATTTGACGGACGTGGTAACTATACTATGGGTGTTAAAGAACAATTAATCTTCCCAGAAATTGATTTTGATAAAGTAAATAAAGTTCGTGGTATGGATATTACTATCGTTACTACAGCTAAAACAGATAAAGAAGGTTATGCTTTACTTTCAATGTTAGGCATGCCATTTAAAAAGGAGGGTAACTAATGGCTAAGAAATCAAAAATCGCTCGTGAAAAACAACGTCAAGAGATCGTAGATCGCTACGCAGAAAAACGTGCTGAGTTAAAAGCCAAAGGTGATTACGAAGGACTTCAAAAACTTCCACGTAATGCATCACCTGTACGTCTTCACAACCGCGACATGGTTGACGGACGCCCTCACGGATACTTACGTAAATACGGTATGTCTCGTATTCGCTTCCGCGAAGCTGCTCATAAAGGGCAAATTCCAGGCGTTAAAAAGGCAAGCTGGTAGTATAAAGGAGGAGCTTTTCAGATGTATGTAACAGATCCAATCGCTGATTTACTTACACGTGTTCGTAATGCTATTCAAGCAAAACACGATGTAGTTGAAATTCCAGCAAGTAAAGAAAAAACAGAAATCGCTAGAATTTTGAAAGAAGAAGGTTTTATCCGCGACTACCTAGTTAGTGGTGAAGGAATCCAAAAGACAATTACAATTGTTCTTAAATATGGTCCTAACAACGAACGAGTAATTAGCGGGTTAAAACGAATTTCAAAACCTGGTAAACGCGTATACGCGAAGACAAATGAAGTTCCACGTGTTCTTAACGGACTTGGAATTGCAATCATTTCAACTTCAGAAGGTATGCTAACAGACAAGCAAGCTCGCGCTAAACATGTTGGTGGCGAAGTCTTAGCTTACGTTTGGTAAGAGAGGAGACACTAAATGTCACGTATCGGAAATAAAACGATTACCATTCCGGCAGGCGTTGAAGTCGAAGTAAAAGCTGGCAATGAGGTGACAGTAAAAGGTCCTAAGGGAACTTTAACACGTCAGTTCAGTGAGCTTTACGAAATCGAAATTAACGAAGGCGAAATCAACGTTAAACGCCCGAATGATTCAAAAAAAGTTAAACAATTACATGGTACTACACGATCACTAATCGCTAACATGATTACTGGAGTAAGTGAAGGATTCACTAAATCTCTAGAATTAGTTGGTATCGGGTATCGTGCATCTAAGTCAGATAACAAGTTAGTCTTGAATGTTGGATACTCACATCCAATCGAGTTTGAACTAGAAGATGGTGTAGATATCGAAGTACCTAGCTCAACAGCTATCAACGTCAGTGGTGTTGATAAGCAACGCGTTGGAGAATGGGCAGCAAATATTCGTGCTACTCGTAAACCTGAACCATATCTCGGTAAAGGTGTTAAATACAAAAATGAAGTTATCCGTCGCAAAGAGGGTAAAACAGCAGCTAAGAAATAGTGGGAAAGGAGAATTTGAACGATGGCAAAAAAATTATCAAGAAATCAAGAACGAGTTCGTCGTCATGCTCGAGTTCGTCGTAAAGTCAGTGGAACGCAAGAACGCCCACGTCTTAGCGTGTATCGATCAAATGGAAACATTTCTGCACAAGTTATTGATGATGTTACAGGTAACACATTAGTATCAGCAGGATCGGTACAAATGAAACTCGCAAATGGCGGTAATATTGAGGCAGCAGCGCAAGTTGGTAACGCTGTAGCTAAATTAGCATTAGAACAAGGAATTAAATCTGTAGTGTTTGACCGTGGTGGTTATATTTATCATGGACGTGTTAAAGCATTAGCAGAGGCAGCTCGTGAAGCTGGACTAGAGTTTTAATAAGGAGGAACATGATGAATCGTAAACCTAGAAGAGAACAACGCGAACAAGAATTCGAAGAACGCGTTGTTGTCATCAATCGTGTAACTAAAGTTGTTAAGGGTGGTCGTCGTTTCCGCTTCGCTGCTCTAGTTGTAGTTGGTGACAAAAAAGGTCGTGTCGGTTTCGGAACAGGTAAAGCCAACGAAGTTCCAGATGCAATCCGCAAGGGTGTAGAAGCCGCAAAGAAAAACTTAATTAACGTTAAGATGATTAACGGAACATTGCCACATGCAAACACAGGTAAATTTGGTGCCGGAGAAGTATTTGTACGTCCTGCAGCAGAAGGGACTGGAGTTATTGCTGGTGGAGCAATTCGTGACGTTATGGAGTTAGCAGGTGTTACTGACGTGCTAACAAAATGTATTGGTTCACGTACACCAATCAACATGGTTCGTGCTACATTTGAAGCACTAGAATCAATGAAAACAGTTGATGAAGTTGCGAATTTAAGAGAAATCAAAGTCGAAGACGTACGATAGTAGGAGGCCTTTATGAAATTACATGAATTAAAATATAATGAAGGTGCACGCCAAGATCGTAAACGTCTTGGTCGTGGACAAGGTTCAGGAACTGGTAAGACATCAGGCAAAGGTCACAAGGGTCAAAATGCTCGTAGTGGCGGTGGTGTTTCACTAGGATTTGAAGGTGGTCAAACACCATTGTTCAAACGTATTCCAAAACGCGGTTTTAAAAATGTTAACCGTGTGGACTACGCAGTTGTAAACTTAAGTTCATTAAACGTATTTGAAGACGGAACTGAAGTTACAATTGAAGCACTTTTAGAAAAAGGAATTATCAAAAAAACACTTGACGGAGTTAAAATCTTAGGTCAAGGTGAATTAGAGAAAAAATTAGTTGTTAAAGCTAACGCATTCTCAAAATCAGCAGTTGAAAGTATTGAAAAATTAGGTGGAAAAGTAGAGGTAATCTAATGAGATTTTTTACTGATTTATTCAAAAATAAAGAAATCAGAATAAGAGTCATTTTCACACTTGCAATGTTATTGATTTATCGACTAGGGACAGTTATTCCTGTTCCTAACGTCGATAGCGTTAAAGTCGCAGGATCAATGGCTAGCGAACTAAATTCAAATACATTAGTTGGAATGATGAATATTCTTGGTGGAGGGTTTATCCAATCATTTTCAATTTTCGCTCTAGGTGTAGGACCTTACATTACCGCATCAATTATTATCCAATTGTTATCAATGGATGTTATACCATATTTAACTGAGTTAACGAAGTCTGGTCAAAAGGGTAAATTACAACTTGACCGAATTACACGTTACCTTGGCGTGGTATTAGCATACATTCAAGCGATTGGAATTATTAGCTTACTCAACAATCAACATAAAATTCTGTTGAGTAGTACTGTAGCGGACTACTTCTTTATGGGAACTGTAATGGCTGCGGGAACAATGTTCCTTCTATGGCTTGGTGATCAAATCACTCAAAAGGGTGTAGGTAATGGATTATCAATGATTATTTTCGCAGGTATCGTATCAAATCTACCAAGTCAGTTTAAAGGCGCTTTTGCTGAAATGACTAAAGCTGGTACAACTATGGGCTTTGTATGGTGTGCAGTCTATGTGCTCTTATACTTAGCGATTATTATTCTTGTTATCTACATGAACGGCGCCGTTCGTAAGATTTCAATTCAATATACATCAAACGTAGGTGGAACCACTCGTGGTAAGAATATGAACCATTTGCCATTAATGATTAACTCTGCATCAGTTATTCCAGTAATTTTTGCTGGAGCAATTATGCAAGCACCTGTTATTGTTATGAGTTGGATTAACCAAAATAGTGGTTTCTACAAGTTTATGACAACAACAATGAGCTTACAACAACCGGTAGGATTAATTGTCTATGCATTATTAATAATTGCATTCACATTCTTCTACACACACTTACAAGTTGACCCTGAAAAGATTTCAGAGGATTTCGGTAAGAATGGATCATATATCCCAGGTGTACGCCCGGGTAAAGATACAAAGAATTACATCAGTACAATTCTAAATAGAATTACGGTATTAGGAGCCTTATTCCTAACATTTGTAGCATTACTCCCTCATGTGCTACCGATGATTACACAGGGAGCAATTCCAGCAAGTACAGCAATTGGTGGTACAGGTATCATCATCGTTGTCGGTGTTGCACTTGAAACAGTTAAGGAACTTGAGGGTCGTATGACACAACGTTCATACAAAGGTTTATTTAACAAATAACAATTAGGAGGACAGTTTATGAATTTATTAATCATGGGTCCTGCTGGTAGTGGTAAAGGTACAATGTCAGCGCATATTGTTGAATTGTTCAATGTTGCTCACATTTCAACTGGAGATATGTTTAGAGAAGCTATCTCAAATGCTACTCCAGTTGGAATTGAAGCAAAATCATATATTGATCAAGGAAAACTTGTGCCTGACGAAGTAACCGACCGCATGGTAAAAGAGCGTATCTCAAAAGATGATTGCTTGAATGGTTACTTATTGGATGGCTATCCACGTAACTTACATCAAGCAGAAGCACTTGAGGTAATGTCAAATGATATTAACCGCCCTATTGATTTAGTAATCAATCTTGAGGTAGAATATGAGGAGCTTGTAAAACGAATTACGGGCCGTCGTCTATGTAAAGATTGTGGTGCGATCTATCATATTGACAACAATCCACCTAAAGTAGAATCTAAATGTGATATTTGCGGTGGAGAACTATACCAACGAAGCGATGACAACGAAGAAAAACTTCAAGTTCGTTTTGAAGAGTATATTAACCAAACAAAACCAGTTATCGATTATTATCGTGAAAAAGGTTTAGTTCGTGACGTTAATGCATCTCAACCTGCAGAAACCGTTATGAATGAGATAAAAAACATCTTGGAGGCGGTTAAATGATATCAACCAAGTCTGAACGTGAATTAGAATTAATGCGCGAAGCAGGAAGAATTGCTTTTGAGTGCCAAGAGGCAGTCAAGGATGCAATCCAACCTGGTGTATCAACCAAACATTTGGATGATATTGCTCGTAATTATATTCTAAGTCAAGGTGCAACACCAGCGTTTCTTGGTTATGATGGATTTCCGGGTTCAATTTGTGCTTCGGTAAATGAAGTTTTAGTTCATGGTATTCCTAGTTCAGAGGTAATCCTCAAGAATGGCGATATTATCACGATTGATGTAGGCGCTATTTATAAAGGTTATTACAGCGATCATGCTTGGACATATCCTGTTGGGGAAATAAGTGATGAAGCAAAAAACTTATTAAAAGTAACTGAAGAGTCGTTATTTGCAGGAATTGAAGCTGCTGTAGCGGGAAATCGTATTGGAGATATTGGTCATGCGGTAATGACAGTAGTTCAACCATTTGGTTATGGACTTCCTGTTGAATACTCAGGACATGGTGTCGGAACTTCGATGCACGAAGCTCCATACGTACCCAATGTTGGTGTTCCTAATAAGGGAGCGCTTCTTCGCAAAAATATGGTTATTGCGATTGAACCTATGGTTCAAATTGGAACCAATAAAACATCTGTATTAGATGATGAGTGGACTGTTGTATCAGAAGACAGATCCTTAACAGCTCATTTTGAACATACAGTGGTAATTCTTGAAGATAGTTATGAAATTTTAACTCGAACAAAGGAGGCTTTTAAACACTCATGAGCAAAGAAAATGTTATCGAAGTAGATGGAGTAGTTCTTGATACATTGCCTGGAGCAATGTTTAAGGTGGAACTCAGTAATGGTCATGAAATTTTAGCTCACGTATCTGGTAAAATCCGTATGCACTACATTCGCATTTTACCGGGAGATCGCGTGACTGTTGAGATTTCGCCTTACGATTTATCACGTGGGCGCATTACATTTAGACATAAATAAGATAGTTTTAGGAGGAGAATACTATGAAAGTAAGACCATCTGTAAAACCAATGTGTGAAAAATGTAGAGTTATTCGACGCAATGGTAGAGTAATGATTATTTGTGAAAATCCAAAACACAAACAAAGACAAGGATAGGAGGACGTCATATTAATGGCTCGTATAGCAGGAATTGACATTCCACGTAATAAACGTGTAGTAGTCTCATTAACATATATCTACGGTATTGGCTTAACAACATCAAAAGAAATCTTAGAAAAATGCGAAATCAGCCAAGATATCCGCGTTAAAGATTTAACTGAAGAACAAGTTAATGCAATCCGTCGTGAAGTAGAATCAATCAAAGTTGAAGGGGATCTTCGTCGTGAAGTTAACCTTAACATCAAACGCTTAATGGAAATCGGTTCAAACCGAGGAATCCGTCATCGTCGTGGCTTACCAGTTCGTGGACAACGTACAAAAACAAATGCACGTACACGTAAAGGACCTCGTCGTACAGTAGCAAATAAAAAGAAATAATAAGGTTAATTAATTAGGAGGAAAACGTAATGGCAAAAGCAAAAGTAGCTCGTAAACGTCGTGTCCGTAAGAATATAGCACGCGGAGTTGCACACATTCATTCGACATTTAACAATACTATTGTTACAATTTCAGATGAACAAGGAAATGTTATCGCTTGGTCAAGTGCTGGTGCTTTAGGCTTCAAGGGTTCACGTAAGTCAACACCTTATGCAGCTCAAATGGCATCAGAAGCAGCAGCTAAAGCGGCAGTTGATCATGGTATGAAAACAGTTGAAGTTAGTGTTAAAGGACCTGGACCAGGTCGTGAATCGGCAGTTCGTGCACTTCAAGTAGCAGGACTAGAAATTAGTGTAATCAATGATGTTACACCAGTTCCGCACAATGGATGCCGTCCACCAAAACGTCCACGTGGATAATAATATAAACTATAACAAGGAGGTATTCATAGATGAACAAGT is part of the Erysipelothrix piscisicarius genome and harbors:
- the rplN gene encoding 50S ribosomal protein L14 — translated: MIQNESRCKVADNTGAKEILVIRCLGGSRRRSASIGDIVVGTVKQAIPGGTVKKGDVVKAVVVRTKYGVRRENGSYINFDDNAVVILKDDMTPRGTRIFGPVARELREYNFMKIVSLAPEVL
- the rplX gene encoding 50S ribosomal protein L24, with protein sequence MRIKRGDNVQVITGSYKGTIGDVIEVSPKHDKVKVEGVNLIKKHMKPSQMNPEGGIIEQEAWIHVSNVMLYDAKAKAPSRVAYKEEKGKKVRVYKKSGAAVK
- the rplE gene encoding 50S ribosomal protein L5, whose amino-acid sequence is MNLKEQYKNEVVAKLVEEFNYTSVMQTPKLEKIVVNMGVGEAINNAKFLDDAVADLEIITGQKPVITRAKKSIANFKLREDMPIGCRVTLRGQKMYDFLEKLIKVALPRVRDFRGINGGSFDGRGNYTMGVKEQLIFPEIDFDKVNKVRGMDITIVTTAKTDKEGYALLSMLGMPFKKEGN
- the rpsN gene encoding 30S ribosomal protein S14; this translates as MAKKSKIAREKQRQEIVDRYAEKRAELKAKGDYEGLQKLPRNASPVRLHNRDMVDGRPHGYLRKYGMSRIRFREAAHKGQIPGVKKASW
- the rpsH gene encoding 30S ribosomal protein S8; translated protein: MYVTDPIADLLTRVRNAIQAKHDVVEIPASKEKTEIARILKEEGFIRDYLVSGEGIQKTITIVLKYGPNNERVISGLKRISKPGKRVYAKTNEVPRVLNGLGIAIISTSEGMLTDKQARAKHVGGEVLAYVW
- the rplF gene encoding 50S ribosomal protein L6, which codes for MSRIGNKTITIPAGVEVEVKAGNEVTVKGPKGTLTRQFSELYEIEINEGEINVKRPNDSKKVKQLHGTTRSLIANMITGVSEGFTKSLELVGIGYRASKSDNKLVLNVGYSHPIEFELEDGVDIEVPSSTAINVSGVDKQRVGEWAANIRATRKPEPYLGKGVKYKNEVIRRKEGKTAAKK
- the rplR gene encoding 50S ribosomal protein L18 — encoded protein: MAKKLSRNQERVRRHARVRRKVSGTQERPRLSVYRSNGNISAQVIDDVTGNTLVSAGSVQMKLANGGNIEAAAQVGNAVAKLALEQGIKSVVFDRGGYIYHGRVKALAEAAREAGLEF
- the rpsE gene encoding 30S ribosomal protein S5; translated protein: MNRKPRREQREQEFEERVVVINRVTKVVKGGRRFRFAALVVVGDKKGRVGFGTGKANEVPDAIRKGVEAAKKNLINVKMINGTLPHANTGKFGAGEVFVRPAAEGTGVIAGGAIRDVMELAGVTDVLTKCIGSRTPINMVRATFEALESMKTVDEVANLREIKVEDVR
- the rplO gene encoding 50S ribosomal protein L15: MKLHELKYNEGARQDRKRLGRGQGSGTGKTSGKGHKGQNARSGGGVSLGFEGGQTPLFKRIPKRGFKNVNRVDYAVVNLSSLNVFEDGTEVTIEALLEKGIIKKTLDGVKILGQGELEKKLVVKANAFSKSAVESIEKLGGKVEVI
- the secY gene encoding preprotein translocase subunit SecY: MRFFTDLFKNKEIRIRVIFTLAMLLIYRLGTVIPVPNVDSVKVAGSMASELNSNTLVGMMNILGGGFIQSFSIFALGVGPYITASIIIQLLSMDVIPYLTELTKSGQKGKLQLDRITRYLGVVLAYIQAIGIISLLNNQHKILLSSTVADYFFMGTVMAAGTMFLLWLGDQITQKGVGNGLSMIIFAGIVSNLPSQFKGAFAEMTKAGTTMGFVWCAVYVLLYLAIIILVIYMNGAVRKISIQYTSNVGGTTRGKNMNHLPLMINSASVIPVIFAGAIMQAPVIVMSWINQNSGFYKFMTTTMSLQQPVGLIVYALLIIAFTFFYTHLQVDPEKISEDFGKNGSYIPGVRPGKDTKNYISTILNRITVLGALFLTFVALLPHVLPMITQGAIPASTAIGGTGIIIVVGVALETVKELEGRMTQRSYKGLFNK
- a CDS encoding adenylate kinase produces the protein MNLLIMGPAGSGKGTMSAHIVELFNVAHISTGDMFREAISNATPVGIEAKSYIDQGKLVPDEVTDRMVKERISKDDCLNGYLLDGYPRNLHQAEALEVMSNDINRPIDLVINLEVEYEELVKRITGRRLCKDCGAIYHIDNNPPKVESKCDICGGELYQRSDDNEEKLQVRFEEYINQTKPVIDYYREKGLVRDVNASQPAETVMNEIKNILEAVK
- the map gene encoding type I methionyl aminopeptidase gives rise to the protein MISTKSERELELMREAGRIAFECQEAVKDAIQPGVSTKHLDDIARNYILSQGATPAFLGYDGFPGSICASVNEVLVHGIPSSEVILKNGDIITIDVGAIYKGYYSDHAWTYPVGEISDEAKNLLKVTEESLFAGIEAAVAGNRIGDIGHAVMTVVQPFGYGLPVEYSGHGVGTSMHEAPYVPNVGVPNKGALLRKNMVIAIEPMVQIGTNKTSVLDDEWTVVSEDRSLTAHFEHTVVILEDSYEILTRTKEAFKHS
- the infA gene encoding translation initiation factor IF-1, producing the protein MSKENVIEVDGVVLDTLPGAMFKVELSNGHEILAHVSGKIRMHYIRILPGDRVTVEISPYDLSRGRITFRHK
- the rpmJ gene encoding 50S ribosomal protein L36, which encodes MKVRPSVKPMCEKCRVIRRNGRVMIICENPKHKQRQG
- the rpsM gene encoding 30S ribosomal protein S13; this translates as MARIAGIDIPRNKRVVVSLTYIYGIGLTTSKEILEKCEISQDIRVKDLTEEQVNAIRREVESIKVEGDLRREVNLNIKRLMEIGSNRGIRHRRGLPVRGQRTKTNARTRKGPRRTVANKKK
- the rpsK gene encoding 30S ribosomal protein S11, translated to MAKAKVARKRRVRKNIARGVAHIHSTFNNTIVTISDEQGNVIAWSSAGALGFKGSRKSTPYAAQMASEAAAKAAVDHGMKTVEVSVKGPGPGRESAVRALQVAGLEISVINDVTPVPHNGCRPPKRPRG